The following are encoded in a window of Syntrophus gentianae genomic DNA:
- a CDS encoding glycosyltransferase produces MSSSPFVSIIIPTYNRAQMLPVTLDSFLSQDYPSDRYEIIIMDNNSRDTTREIASRYVDSSAVSVRYLFEKRQGVHYARNSAAKQAKGEILYFTDDDMAADRALLGELVKVFDLYPEVGCATGLVLPSFQKEPPEWVCRFMWNGLLSLTEKDIKGDLIVSENLPVYSCHQAIRRDLFFKAGGFNPENTAGVWIGDGETGLNIKLRNLGYRFAYTANSIIYHLIPPHRTTLRYLVDRIGNQGYCDSYTDYREHRDRRRILTTILKRNSSGIVRIFVRTFLRILKKKESWRFIPAHMMYIHRRNVYEYRLYRNSTFRRCVEVDDWLTNEHYDIKF; encoded by the coding sequence ATGTCCAGTTCACCTTTTGTATCGATCATTATCCCGACTTATAACCGGGCACAGATGCTTCCCGTAACATTGGACAGCTTCCTTTCTCAGGATTATCCGAGTGACCGTTATGAAATTATTATAATGGACAACAATTCAAGGGATACAACCCGGGAGATCGCTTCTCGTTATGTCGACAGCTCGGCCGTATCTGTCAGATATCTCTTCGAGAAGCGCCAGGGCGTGCATTACGCCCGGAACAGTGCAGCAAAACAGGCAAAGGGAGAGATTCTCTACTTTACCGATGACGACATGGCGGCTGACCGGGCTTTGCTGGGCGAACTGGTCAAGGTGTTTGACTTATACCCTGAAGTCGGTTGCGCCACAGGCCTCGTTCTCCCGTCTTTCCAGAAAGAACCGCCAGAATGGGTCTGCCGTTTCATGTGGAATGGTTTATTGAGTCTCACTGAAAAAGACATAAAGGGAGATCTGATTGTTTCAGAAAATCTTCCCGTATACAGCTGCCACCAGGCTATCCGTCGAGATCTTTTTTTTAAGGCCGGTGGCTTCAACCCCGAGAATACGGCAGGGGTCTGGATAGGAGACGGAGAAACCGGTCTCAATATCAAACTCCGAAATCTGGGATATCGATTTGCTTATACAGCGAATTCAATTATTTATCATCTCATCCCGCCCCATAGAACAACCCTTAGATATCTAGTTGATCGGATAGGAAATCAGGGCTACTGTGATTCATATACGGATTATCGAGAGCATCGGGACAGGCGTAGGATATTGACAACGATCCTGAAGCGAAATTCATCCGGGATCGTAAGAATTTTTGTCAGAACATTTCTAAGAATATTAAAGAAAAAAGAGTCGTGGCGTTTTATCCCCGCACACATGATGTACATCCACAGAAGAAATGTCTATGAATATCGGTTATATAGGAATTCCACATTTCGTAGATGCGTTGAAGTGGATGATTGGCTGACCAATGAACATTACGATATAAAGTTCTAA